The nucleotide sequence TGATGTGTGTTGGTTTTCTGAGCTACAGGAGCGAGATAGGCGTCCGTCCGAGCACCATAGCCGTGGGGGTGACGAGCCCTGCTCACACCCTTCATGCACGCTTCATGGACACAAATACAAAGATAAATATTCTATTCCATGTatcaaaaatatctaaatattatatttaaaatgatctGGCCCACATGTAAtcgacacccttgatctaagaTATGTGAGCACTCACCTTTCCTGTCTGTTCTTGTTGGCGAACGCTCTTTGGAGTTCCTCCATAATGCAACTTGGAGGCATAGGGGGGTGAATCATATTGCCAAGGTGAGGAGAGCCTGAGGAGTTAGCCAGGGACCCACGTAGAGGCAGGGTTATTGGCACAAGGGTATCTGGGTTCCTTGGCGAAGGCTCCTTGGGGTGGTAGGAATTAGGATGATGGAGAGGCAGTGACACAAGCCCTGaatctaaaaatgaaaaaaaacgttCATCATTATTGGCATCCCTCcattttctgtactgtttaATTTAACTGGCTGTTTAATTTAACACTCACCTtctcctgttgttgttgttagctgCGGCAAAGGTTTTGGAGGTACTTGTGGTGTAGATGTTACTGGAGCAATCTCATCATCTTGTCTTTCTTCCATTCGTTCTTTGATTTCCTGGAGGATATCGGATAACTCCCCCACAGAGTGCACTTCTTGATCTCCTTCATCATCTCTAAGTGTCAGATTTACAGTTTCCTCTAGACAATCGCAGTCCTGGATGGAGTTGACCACTTTAAAAAGAATGAAGATATTGGGAAGTGGTCAGTTATTTTGTTGTATTGGCATCATATGTGTATGGTTGATTTAAATTCACTCACTGGTGTGCATTTTAGGGGGTTTTATGTGTGAGATGTGatcaaaaagtgaaaataaagtcgtgttaatttaaaaaaaaagttcattaatCTTCCAAAAGGAATTATCTCATCATGTTTGATAGTGAGCTGGATCTTATTCCTTTGAATTTGCATCTGAGGTGAAATCGACTGGTCTCTTGGTTGTCTTTGCTGCCCTCTACTGGTTAAGTGCCGTTCAACATTGACAATTCAGTGCAAAATATCAAGCTCACGATGGTTCCTTAATGAAACTCCTGTATCTCGTGAAAAAATGTTCCTACCTGGAAGTGGATGCTCTTCTTCTGGCCCAAGGTATTCCACACTGCTGACGGTCAAATTTGAGTtcaaattccccccaaaaccaCCAAGCAGGAGTGTTCCATCTGAACAACAGCCCTGACTGTGAGAGTTTGGGTCGTGGTAGAGAAGGCCACTGGATAATGCTACATCTGTTTATGGAGATAACAAGACTGGAAATAATTTCTGGTTTATTACCAATTATGAATctctttaactttcattcccaTGCTGCTTTCTCTTTGACACGGATGACATATACTATATTGTACCTGTGGAACTCTGTTttagcttttcatttttctttttcctccatttcCAGGGCTTGAAAAGACGTCCCAGAGTGGCCAGCTTGCTGTTTCTCCTGATGGGTGGAGTGTGGACTCCAGTCACCAGACAGCCAGTCCTGAGTACCCTTTGCTGGTCCAGTCCATCTACCAATTACAAGAAGGTACATAcaaatcattcactgccattaaaTGTGATagacattttaaacatttcatcCATTTTAACCGGTATGGCTGACATTGAATAATCATGTTTCCTTGCCATTGAAATACTAATAGACGCCCAGGCCGTTTGGACAGAGGCAAAGGCCAGTCTAGTACTACTCTGCCTTTCGCTCatagtcagctgtgataggctctgGCAAACCTACGCAATCCTTACAaagatgggtggtatggaagatgattgAATAAATCAATGATATTGAATTTCACAACTTAGAGATCCCACATTTCAAGAGCCGTCAATGTGTAACAAgtcccgtattttcacgactataaggcgcacccccaatgaatgacacattttattttttccatgtataaggcgcaccgcattataaggtgcaccctcaatgaatgacacattttaattgttttcatatataaggcgcaccctcaatgaatgacacattttaattgtttccatatataaggcgcaccgcgtcaatgaatgacacattttattttttccatatataaggcgcaccacattataaggcgcaccctcaatgaatgacacattttattttttttccgtttataaggcgcaccgcgtcaattaatgacacattttattttttccatatataaggcgcaccacattataaggcgcaccctcactgaatgacacattttattttttttccatttataaggcgcaccacattataaggtgcaccgtcaatgaatgacacatttaattttttctatatataaggcgcaccgtcaatgaatgacgcatttattttttttccaatatataaagcacactgagtataaggcgccttgtctattttggagaaaatttaagacttaagtgcgccttataatcatgaaaatacagtatttcaaaCCATTCAATTGTGTGCAAACTGAAATTCAATTATATTATACTAgattaatgcatttttatattGTTCTTTTGTTCAGTCACTCCTAAAAACcagaaaagtgtttttgtttaaatgtgagGAGCTAAGAGTATGTCAGCAAGATGTAGTGGGCGTATTATTGCCATCTGGAGTCTGATTTCTTTGTTCGATTATTCAACTAAAATGAGAATTTTTGTCCGGGGTGCAGAGTACAGTGGAGGAAGGTGGGGTTGgggggtttattttttttgtatgcatcGACACATTGATAGCATGTGGGTTGAATGGTGTGGGGTTATTTTGAGGACGCTGGGTTTGCAAAGTAACGAAGAAGAGATTGGATGGGGGGTTGAGTTTTGAGAATCTTGGAAAGACACCCATAAAACATCACAGGCCTCTCACACATTTAACTTCCCCCATTATGCTTATCATTAATTTTTTCTTGCATGCATTGTGGCATAGCTAACTGGATTCAGGTCAATCTTGATAGAAAATGCATCAAAGAGTGTTAAAAAGAAGCAGACGGGAGGAGGGGTAGAGAGGCGTTGCCTGTGTGCTTTTGCGCATGCGTTTGTGTGTGGAAAAGGGAAGAGGAGGTGGGGTCAGGCCCACTgatgttgccatgacaaccacATCCAGATGCTGTCGCAGCAGTGGGAGCCGGCAGGATCGAGCGAGTGAGTCAGTTTAAGGAGGAAAGGAGGGGAGTCCGACCCCCTTCTACATATATACTGTCACAGATAACGACCGTGGTCAATTTCTGGATGCATTGTGGGAAATATAGTGGGTGGGGAAAGACGCCATATAGAGGATGAGATATGTGTTACCTTTAAAGGTAGGGAAGAGTGTGGTTTGCAGTTAGAAGAAGGGAGGGAGGCTGTTGCTATCCGGAAGAAACTGACCAGAGAATGTGGGCTTGTCCAATCAGGGTGCAGACATTCATAATACACCcaggccctttttttttttgattgagggGAGTTTGACGAAAGGCGGAAATTAGGTGTGAACACAGGCAAGTAATTCCGTCTCTGCtctgccaaatgaaaaactaataaaattaGACTTGTAAACAACATAAGCTGAAATAGGAAATTATTTTCTGGGAGTGAAGCTGTCATCAATGGTTAATAATTCACAAcatacatttttgtaaaaagtaccgtattttcacgactataaggcgcacttaatagtcttgaattttctccaaaatagacagtgcgccttataatccagtgcgccttatatatggaaaaaacagaaaaccaaaaaacgaaaaaccaccactgttggatattaaaaaaacacaagcgcctgaactgaaacaatactgttcaatatgcagatgccatcttagtttacaaaatcttccatcatatagctcctcccccactgcaagattttatacatagtcgtgaaaatacggtaattgctattgacttccaggtatgaagcactcactacacagtcacctctagagccagccattgttgatgttttggattttttttgtataaaatcttgcagtgggggaggaactatatgatggaagattttgtaaactaagatggcatctgcatatttcacagtatt is from Stigmatopora nigra isolate UIUO_SnigA chromosome 1, RoL_Snig_1.1, whole genome shotgun sequence and encodes:
- the phactr3a gene encoding phosphatase and actin regulator 3a, which encodes MATSDGLDGCLQRGRSQSDPNILTEPGIDLAHGADGLDQQRVLRTGCLVTGVHTPPIRRNSKLATLGRLFKPWKWRKKKNEKLKQSSTDVALSSGLLYHDPNSHSQGCCSDGTLLLGGFGGNLNSNLTVSSVEYLGPEEEHPLPVVNSIQDCDCLEETVNLTLRDDEGDQEVHSVGELSDILQEIKERMEERQDDEIAPVTSTPQVPPKPLPQLTTTTGEDSGLVSLPLHHPNSYHPKEPSPRNPDTLVPITLPLRGSLANSSGSPHLGNMIHPPMPPSCIMEELQRAFANKNRQESVHEGCEQGSSPPRLWCSDGRLSRSCSSENQHTSSIAGICIGSGSSDWPKKEAEENKENVRLDQCFSNTSGLPTDLDGWNDSVISGTLPRRLRKELLAVKLRNRPTKQELEDRNIFPARNDQERQEIRQQIEMKLAKRLSQRPNVEELESRNILKQRNDQTEQEERREIKQRLNRKLNQRPTVDELRDRKILIRFSDYVEVAKAQDYDRRADKPWTRLSAADKAAIRKELNEFKSTEMEVHASSKHLTRFHRP